In a genomic window of Brettanomyces nanus chromosome 1, complete sequence:
- a CDS encoding uncharacterized protein (EggNog:ENOG41), producing MLGVQLVAMLVLLLLPCYAAVEVGKIIQVSGSNAVQINSLVSQRRHELNSLKDKIKGSSKGFFRSSGISSSQRKELDNAFENLQSAVNDYLICNTCLRYHLNDYVDFDEVDQSPGGYKGVMVAINIRFQGEPDHKIQMLNLNVMDRDMNTLRKISGIHEQAVHMAIDYSVLTKDRTSYSKEYIDICFENLKVDRSWNSKPREIDADMSIEFGMPSIASIYKKSSEKIGKIQKKLLRADTELEAIVKQTLFTRANADNALRDINEDTYAKQTILCTATIVVYIIASLCQTLWLKRYLRVHNYL from the coding sequence ATGCTGGGGGTTCAACTAGTAGCGATGCTTGTACTGCTATTACTACCGTGCTATGCAGCAGTGGAAGTTGGAAAAATCATTCAAGTCAGTGGATCGAACGCTGTCCAGATCAACTCTCTCGTTTCACAGCGTCGACATGAGCTGAACTCACTCAAAGATAAAATCAAAGGATCATCTAAAGGGTTCTTTAGGTCAAGTGGAATCTCAAGTTCTCAGAGGAAAGAACTTGACAACGCATTCGAAAACCTGCAGTCTGCAGTTAACGACTATCTCATTTGCAACACATGCCTACGTTACCACTTGAACGATTATGTGGATTTTGATGAGGTAGATCAGTCACCAGGTGGTTATAAGGGTGTCATGGTGGCGATTAATATACGTTTTCAAGGTGAGCCAGATCACAAAATTCAGATGCTTAATCTTAACGTTATGGATCGCGACATGAATACATTGAGAAAGATTAGTGGCATTCACGAGCAAGCTGTTCATATGGCTATTGACTACTCTGTATTGACTAAAGATAGAACATCCTACTCCAAAGAGTATATAGATATATGCTTCGAGAATCTGAAGGTGGATCGGTCGTGGAACTCAAAACCAAGAGAGATCGATGCCGACATGTCGATCGAATTTGGTATGCCATCAATAGCTTCCATCTATAAGAAATCCTCCGAAAAAATCGGTAAGATTCAGAAGAAACTCCTGAGAGCTGATACAGAATTGGAAGCTATCGTTAAACAAACACTATTTACTAGGGCCAATGCTGATAACGCACTCCGTGATATCAACGAGGACACTTATGCCAAGCAAACAATTCTTTGTACTGCCACAATCGTTGTCTATATAATAGCTAGCCTTTGCCAAACACTTTGGCTGAAAAGGTACTTGAGAGTTCACAATTACCTATAG
- a CDS encoding uncharacterized protein (EggNog:ENOG41), whose amino-acid sequence MSDIQRPIEMNDFVAAIKDIGDDQLYQVMKRLTNSIRKLGQSNLLMTDLMNRDIEKANQDDNDTDGSYEIPTDDDAKLYRESIQGNERVIDNQQLRIVAIDLELERRGSKNVRGIKNLAVKQLEKPSISTDNDVVDITAPNSVIL is encoded by the coding sequence ATGTCGGACATTCAAAGACCAATCGAAATGAACGATTTTGTTGCTGCCATTAAAGATATAGGCGATGATCAGTTATATCAAGTGATGAAGCGGTTAACAAATTCAATTAGAAAGCTCGGGCAATCAAACCTACTAATGACAGATCTCATGAACAGggatattgaaaaagctAATCAAGACGATAACGATACAGATGGGAGTTATGAAATACCTAcggatgatgatgctaaGTTATATAGAGAGAGCATTCAAGGTAACGAAAGAGTGATTGATAACCAGCAGCTACGCATAGTTGCCATCGATCTGGAATTAGAGCGCAGGGGCTCCAAGAATGTCAGGGGAATCAAGAATTTGGCTGTTAAGCAGTTGGAAAAGCCTTCTATTAGTACGGATAATGATGTGGTGGACATTACTGCACCTAACAGTGTTATTTTGTGA